The Acanthochromis polyacanthus isolate Apoly-LR-REF ecotype Palm Island chromosome 17, KAUST_Apoly_ChrSc, whole genome shotgun sequence genome has a window encoding:
- the rbmx2 gene encoding RNA-binding motif protein, X-linked 2 produces the protein MLATLSPQRRFLSWFIMNPLTKVKLINELNEREADLGVKETVSWHSEYKDSAWIFVGGFPYELTEGDLICVFSQYGEIVNINLVRDKKTGKSKGFCFVCYEDQRSTILAVDNFNGIKIKGRTIRVDHVKDYRPPKDSEDIDDVTKRLREDGCAPKVPQSSSSSEEDELYDVPVKKPKKDKKEKKKKKKEKKEKKKAEREKEKKSRAASSSSSPPAVRVKQEKEDAAYDKYNQRDRGQQDGREERRRNREEEERRRNREEEEERRRRDDKRDDRRRETEREKDRRRTSDRDEDRRRERHREDRR, from the exons ATGTTAGCAACACTTTCACCGCAGCGTCGTTTCTTGTCCTGGTTCATCATGAA TCCTCTGACGAAGGTGAAGCTGATCAACGAGCTGAACGAACGTGAAGCCGACCTGGGAGTCAAAGAGACGGTGTCGTGGCACAGCGAGTACAAAGACAGCGCCTGGATCTTTGTGG GAGGATTTCCGTATGAACTGACAGAAGGAGATCTGATCTGCGTCTTCTCTCA GTATGGAGAGATCGTCAACATCAACCTGGTCCGAGACAAGAAGACGGGAAAATCCAAAGGTTTCTGCTTCGTCTGCTACGAGGATCAGCGCAGTACCATCCTGGCCGTGGACAACTTCAACGGCATCAAG attaAAGGTCGGACAATCAGAGTGGACCACGTTAAAGACTACCGTCCCCCCAAAGACTCTGAGGACATCGACGACGTCACCAAACGTCTGAGGGAGGACGGCTGTGCTCCCAAAGTTCCACAATCATCCTCATCTTCCGAGGAAGACGAGCTGTACGATGTTCCTGTGAAGAAGCCCAAGAAAG acaagaaagagaagaagaagaagaagaaagagaagaaggagaagaagaaagctgagagggagaaagagaagaagagcagagcagcttcctcctcctcgtctcctcCTGCTGTCAGAGTCAAACAGGAGAAAGAAGATGCTGCCTACGACAAATACAACCAGAGGGACAGAGGACAGCAGGACGGACGAGAAGAACGGAGGAGGAAccgagaagaagaagaacggAGGAGGAAccgagaagaagaagaagaacggAGACGAAGAGACGATAAAAGAGACGATAGAAGAAGAGAGACAGAGcgagaaaaagacagaagaagaacctCAGACAGAGAcgaagacagaagaagagagagacacagagaggacAGAAGGTAG